Proteins from a genomic interval of Polaribacter sp. Q13:
- a CDS encoding glycoside hydrolase family 31 protein, whose protein sequence is MIVNTELEQKGNLFPSEIISYKKDVDTLYFTTSNNVILQLTVVRDSVIRFRYTTTGKFENDFSYGVTIHASRGYYFLDVTEDETHYIVTTSKLICRVEKSSLQVKLYDALDLKLINEDEIGFHWEESYEYGGDIVKMSKTCQRAESFYGLGDKPVDVNLKGKRFENFATDSYAFGKDTDPIYKAIPFYTAIQGGKSYGIFFDNTFKSHFDFAHERRNVASFWAQGGEMNYYFIYGPQMEDVVKNYTDLTGKPHALPPLWALGFHQCKWSYFPESTVKEVTNTFRDLKIPCDAIYLDIDYMDGFRCFTWDKNYFPDPKRMVRELEEDGFKTVVIIDPGIKIDLEYDVFKEALDKDYFCKRADGPYMKGKVWPGECYFPDYTNPEVREWWSGLFQELIEDIGVKGVWNDMNEPAVMDVPNKSFPDDVRHDFDGNPCSHRKAHNIYGTQMARATYHGLKKYAYPKRPFVITRSAYSGAQRYTSTWMGDNVATWEHLAIANNQAQRMAMSGFSFAGSDIGGFAEQPQGELFARWIQLGIFHAFCRVHSSGDHGDQEPWVFGDEITDIVRKFVELRYQLLPYLYTTFWNYINDGTPILKSLVLYDQEDTATHHRSDEFVYGEQILVCPIQEPNAKGRRMYVPRGNWYNFWTDELVQGGKEMWVDADIDSMPIFIKEGAVIPKYPVQQYVDEKEFDEITLDLYYKEGKESSKLYDDAHDGYDYKKGRFSLRTFKVTGKKEELIIQQHKRGDFNAGYTKFNIVFHNLPFEITSVQIDNVPVTLDNVTLGDTQSILMDKEFTELHILGK, encoded by the coding sequence ATGATTGTTAATACCGAGTTAGAACAAAAAGGAAACTTATTTCCTTCAGAAATAATAAGCTACAAGAAAGATGTAGATACATTATATTTTACAACATCCAACAACGTAATTTTACAACTTACTGTTGTAAGAGATAGTGTTATAAGATTTAGATACACTACAACTGGTAAATTTGAAAATGATTTTTCTTATGGAGTTACTATTCATGCTTCTAGAGGATATTACTTTCTAGATGTTACAGAAGACGAAACTCATTATATAGTTACCACTTCAAAATTAATCTGTAGAGTAGAAAAAAGTAGTTTACAAGTTAAACTTTATGATGCCCTAGACTTAAAACTAATTAATGAAGATGAAATTGGTTTTCATTGGGAAGAAAGCTATGAATATGGTGGAGACATCGTAAAAATGAGTAAAACTTGCCAGAGAGCAGAAAGTTTTTATGGGTTAGGAGACAAACCCGTAGATGTAAACTTAAAAGGTAAACGTTTTGAAAACTTTGCTACAGATTCGTACGCTTTTGGTAAGGATACAGACCCTATTTACAAAGCAATACCATTTTACACCGCTATACAAGGAGGTAAATCTTACGGTATTTTCTTTGACAATACTTTTAAATCTCATTTTGATTTTGCACATGAAAGAAGAAATGTAGCCAGTTTTTGGGCACAAGGAGGCGAAATGAATTACTATTTTATCTACGGTCCTCAAATGGAAGATGTAGTTAAAAATTATACAGATTTAACAGGAAAACCTCATGCGTTACCTCCATTATGGGCTTTAGGTTTTCATCAATGTAAATGGAGTTATTTTCCAGAAAGTACCGTAAAAGAAGTTACCAATACTTTTAGAGATTTAAAAATACCTTGCGATGCTATTTATTTAGACATTGATTATATGGATGGTTTCCGCTGTTTTACTTGGGATAAAAACTATTTCCCAGATCCTAAAAGGATGGTAAGAGAATTAGAAGAAGATGGTTTTAAAACCGTAGTAATTATCGATCCTGGAATTAAAATAGATTTAGAATACGATGTTTTTAAAGAAGCATTAGATAAAGATTATTTCTGTAAACGTGCCGATGGACCTTATATGAAAGGTAAAGTATGGCCTGGTGAGTGTTATTTTCCAGATTACACAAACCCAGAAGTTAGAGAGTGGTGGTCTGGTTTATTCCAAGAATTAATAGAAGATATTGGTGTAAAAGGTGTTTGGAATGATATGAATGAACCTGCCGTGATGGATGTTCCTAACAAATCTTTTCCAGATGATGTTCGTCATGATTTTGATGGAAACCCTTGTTCTCATAGAAAGGCACATAATATTTACGGAACTCAAATGGCACGTGCAACGTATCATGGTTTAAAGAAATATGCATATCCAAAAAGACCTTTTGTTATTACAAGATCTGCATATTCTGGTGCACAAAGATATACCTCTACCTGGATGGGAGATAATGTTGCTACATGGGAGCACTTAGCAATTGCCAATAATCAAGCACAAAGAATGGCCATGTCTGGTTTCTCTTTTGCTGGTTCTGACATTGGTGGGTTTGCAGAGCAACCACAAGGAGAATTATTTGCTCGTTGGATTCAATTAGGAATATTTCATGCTTTTTGTAGAGTACATTCTTCCGGAGATCATGGAGATCAAGAACCTTGGGTTTTTGGTGATGAAATTACAGATATCGTAAGAAAATTCGTTGAACTTAGATACCAATTATTACCTTATTTATATACTACTTTTTGGAATTATATAAATGACGGAACACCTATCTTAAAATCTTTAGTTCTATACGATCAAGAAGATACAGCTACACACCACAGAAGTGATGAATTTGTATATGGAGAACAAATTTTAGTTTGTCCAATACAAGAACCAAATGCTAAAGGAAGAAGAATGTATGTTCCTAGAGGTAACTGGTATAATTTCTGGACAGATGAACTTGTACAAGGAGGAAAAGAAATGTGGGTAGATGCAGACATAGACAGCATGCCTATCTTTATAAAAGAAGGAGCAGTAATCCCTAAATATCCTGTACAACAATATGTTGATGAAAAAGAATTTGATGAAATTACTTTAGACCTATATTATAAAGAAGGTAAAGAGTCTTCAAAATTATACGATGATGCTCATGATGGGTATGACTATAAAAAAGGAAGATTTAGTTTACGTACTTTTAAGGTAACAGGTAAAAAAGAAGAATTAATTATACAACAACACAAACGTGGAGACTTTAACGCAGGTTACACTAAATTTAATATTGTTTTTCATAATTTACCTTTCGAAATCACCTCTGTACAAATAGATAATGTACCGGTAACTTTAGATAACGTTACACTTGGAGATACTCAATCTATACTTATGGATAAAGAATTTACTGAGTTACATATATTAGGTAAATAA